A portion of the Paenibacillus hamazuiensis genome contains these proteins:
- a CDS encoding cache domain-containing sensor histidine kinase, producing the protein MYTSALIPYDLHAEMESGFIIRSKTGESNLKNRLKALRIGSLFGRLVASYLWLIIVPVALIGWMSFKASENILMTKISESNGKTMNQIDRNIRTLLDQVTAVVNMNNLNQSLETYLSKGYANPYDELIDKAVVEKNMLQASLAFDWMQFESYMIGKNGQIYSQNDSSGGIDAARLLQVRQQTAVEASPDQIVWSGAQDSFLKNQEHQKVFNAVKLLYNPYTHLEYGLFILSVKEDSLYRIYRDSIGADATFFILDKDGRYVTSSRRETVGMQADPELVHELASSKETQGISTIYGKNTLTSVKYLEVPGWTLVMNVSVQSLFKDVRGLSRSILLMTLILAAVSILAAVWISRRIAMPLIRLNQRIQSYKLNGGLVQARREQPDVNELALLTTEYEQMIMKLEHTIHELVRNQEAKQAAEWNALQAQINPHFLYNTLNSIKCLVWIDKTELIEPTINALVKLLQMTVQRSENEITLREELACLEYYVYIQEIRLSRKIIFRVYVDEGLWSCRLPKLLLQPIVENAIFHGIERKPEEEGEAMITLYAAPYLSDVRIEISDNGVGMDVNQPDKKDTEDAERTKHRFSGIGMMNVHERLQMNYGDHYGLSVQSTPGQGTTVILMLPARFAGQEREGNTDDQHYYR; encoded by the coding sequence TTGTACACTTCCGCTTTGATCCCGTATGATTTACATGCGGAAATGGAAAGCGGTTTTATCATTCGCTCGAAGACGGGGGAATCCAATCTGAAAAATAGGTTAAAAGCGCTAAGAATCGGCAGTCTTTTCGGCAGGCTGGTCGCCTCCTATTTATGGCTCATTATCGTTCCGGTCGCTTTGATCGGCTGGATGTCCTTCAAAGCTTCCGAGAATATATTGATGACCAAGATCAGCGAATCGAACGGAAAAACGATGAATCAGATCGACCGGAATATCCGGACGCTTCTGGATCAGGTCACTGCGGTGGTCAATATGAACAATCTGAATCAAAGTCTGGAGACTTATTTGTCGAAAGGGTACGCCAATCCGTATGACGAGCTCATCGACAAGGCGGTTGTGGAAAAAAACATGCTTCAGGCTTCGCTGGCCTTCGACTGGATGCAGTTTGAATCTTATATGATCGGCAAAAACGGCCAGATTTATTCCCAGAACGACTCAAGCGGCGGAATCGACGCGGCGAGGCTTTTGCAGGTTAGGCAGCAAACCGCGGTCGAAGCTTCTCCCGATCAGATCGTATGGAGCGGAGCGCAGGATAGCTTTTTGAAAAACCAGGAGCACCAGAAGGTGTTTAACGCCGTTAAGCTGCTGTACAATCCGTATACTCATCTGGAATACGGGCTGTTCATCCTGAGCGTGAAGGAGGACAGTTTATACCGCATCTACCGGGACAGCATCGGGGCGGATGCGACGTTTTTCATTTTGGACAAAGATGGTCGTTACGTGACGAGCAGCCGGAGGGAAACGGTCGGAATGCAGGCGGATCCGGAACTTGTCCACGAGCTGGCTTCAAGCAAAGAAACGCAGGGCATTTCGACGATCTATGGAAAAAATACGTTAACTTCCGTCAAATATTTGGAAGTGCCCGGCTGGACGCTGGTGATGAACGTTTCGGTGCAGTCGTTGTTTAAAGACGTGAGGGGACTTTCCCGCAGTATATTGCTGATGACGCTGATTTTGGCGGCCGTATCCATACTTGCCGCAGTATGGATATCGCGCAGAATTGCGATGCCGCTCATCCGGCTGAACCAAAGAATCCAGTCCTACAAGCTGAACGGGGGGCTGGTACAAGCAAGACGGGAGCAGCCCGATGTCAACGAGCTCGCTTTGCTGACGACGGAATACGAACAAATGATCATGAAGCTGGAGCATACGATCCATGAGCTTGTCCGCAATCAGGAGGCCAAGCAGGCGGCGGAATGGAATGCGCTGCAGGCGCAGATTAATCCGCATTTTTTGTACAATACGTTAAATTCGATCAAATGCCTCGTTTGGATCGACAAAACGGAGCTGATCGAACCGACGATCAACGCGCTGGTGAAACTGCTGCAGATGACGGTGCAGCGCAGCGAGAATGAAATCACCTTGCGCGAAGAATTGGCCTGTCTGGAATATTACGTGTATATTCAGGAGATCCGCTTGTCAAGAAAAATTATTTTCCGAGTTTACGTGGACGAGGGGTTGTGGTCGTGCCGTCTTCCCAAGCTGCTGCTGCAGCCGATCGTGGAAAACGCGATCTTTCACGGTATCGAAAGGAAGCCGGAGGAGGAGGGGGAAGCGATGATTACGCTGTATGCGGCCCCTTATCTGAGCGATGTCCGGATCGAAATTTCGGACAACGGGGTAGGCATGGATGTAAATCAGCCGGATAAGAAGGACACGGAGGATGCAGAGAGGACGAAGCATCGTTTTAGCGGAATCGGCATGATGAATGTGCATGAACGGCTGCAAATGAACTACGGGGACCATTACGGGCTGTCGGTTCAATCGACTCCGGGGCAGGGTACGACCGTAATCTTAATGCTGCCGGCGCGATTCGCCGGGCAGGAGCGGGAGGGAAACACGGATGACCAGCATTATTATCGTTGA
- a CDS encoding response regulator transcription factor produces MTSIIIVDDEKLLRKGFIHMTDWLSHGYKIVGEAGNGEEALQLVKALGPDVVVTDIRMPGMDGVQLIREIKSAYPQIEVIVLSSYSDFPYVKESLQLGAADYILKASMSFDEVLQALDKATGKRNAPDSGHAPQLHNKGAEASGTAADSSAAFYEKVPGADRLNRASSVQARPPLPSASWNWKDIRPYVDIGDLDALYESVYGAAVRQISQGNAPEPYHLQKNLVELVYMIIHKLDEAGWNPDELQRSKLAHFRKMETAGHFDECMEAFRKALNEIAEFLTASGYLASAYSPTVKAVVSHLHQNYADPELSLGETAKKFHLNKSYLSQLFKQQTGVNFQNYVTRIRIDKAKELLKQNEPVSEVCAAVGIDNISYFSQLFKRWAGVSPSDYARERGTD; encoded by the coding sequence ATGACCAGCATTATTATCGTTGACGACGAAAAGCTGCTGCGAAAAGGATTTATCCATATGACCGATTGGCTGAGTCACGGGTATAAGATCGTGGGTGAGGCGGGCAACGGAGAGGAAGCTCTGCAGCTGGTGAAGGCGCTTGGACCGGATGTTGTCGTTACCGACATCAGGATGCCCGGAATGGACGGCGTGCAGCTGATCCGGGAAATCAAGTCGGCTTATCCGCAGATCGAAGTGATCGTTTTGAGCAGCTACAGCGATTTTCCTTATGTGAAAGAGTCGCTGCAATTAGGGGCGGCGGATTATATTTTGAAAGCGAGCATGAGCTTTGATGAGGTGCTGCAGGCGCTGGACAAAGCGACGGGCAAACGGAATGCCCCGGATTCGGGCCATGCCCCGCAGCTGCATAATAAAGGAGCGGAAGCAAGCGGCACCGCCGCCGATTCGTCCGCTGCCTTTTACGAAAAAGTGCCCGGTGCGGATCGCTTAAACCGCGCATCGTCCGTTCAGGCCCGACCGCCCTTGCCGAGCGCCTCTTGGAACTGGAAAGACATTCGGCCCTACGTCGACATCGGCGATTTGGACGCTTTGTACGAATCGGTTTATGGAGCGGCCGTTCGGCAAATCAGCCAGGGAAACGCTCCCGAGCCTTATCATTTGCAAAAAAATTTGGTGGAACTGGTCTACATGATCATTCACAAGCTGGACGAGGCCGGCTGGAATCCGGACGAATTGCAGAGAAGCAAGCTTGCGCATTTTCGGAAAATGGAGACGGCGGGGCATTTCGACGAGTGTATGGAGGCGTTCCGGAAAGCTCTGAACGAGATCGCCGAATTTCTTACGGCCAGCGGCTACCTGGCAAGCGCATACAGTCCGACGGTCAAGGCGGTCGTGAGCCATCTGCACCAAAACTATGCCGATCCGGAGTTGTCCCTCGGCGAGACCGCGAAGAAGTTCCATCTCAACAAAAGCTATTTGAGCCAGTTATTCAAACAGCAGACGGGAGTCAATTTTCAAAATTATGTAACGCGGATCCGCATCGACAAAGCGAAGGAGCTTCTGAAACAAAACGAACCGGTCAGCGAGGTGTGCGCGGCCGTAGGTATCGATAATATCAGCTATTTCAGCCAGCTGTTCAAACGGTGGGCCGGCGTTTCACCGAGCGATTATGCGAGGGAGCGCGGAACGGACTGA
- a CDS encoding ABC transporter substrate-binding protein: MRKLKTVSTFLAASMLAGVVAGCSQSASPANTQSGDKASSQKEPVTLTFWFPGADKVNDEYFTNVAKEFEKLNPNVKIETTVLPANSADVDTKLNAAKLSGTFPDVFSAYLIFMGTRATKGEFAPLDDYIGNWNEKDDLFESALNIGKVKNKTYGLGFYPAPEILTYRKDFFAEAGLDPEKPPATWEELAQYAEKLTKRDGSGNVTRAGLDIPGTNASVFFEPFMRQNGSKIIDEDKEAPAFSDAKSVEAFDYLVGLANKKINIPFNYQKKDEFPFINGKSAMSFLQTTMISNMIANNPDLKDKLGFVPVLKRENKVAFNGYRLFTIGAGSKHKNEAWEFIKFMMSKDQMWKRYKDMKIPVVRKSLEQQFMGEDPKFNGVLLDYVKNGKGKPIISWASLYDKYIQLAYEEAISGKKPSAQALKDAQDGLEKEIKTLTK, translated from the coding sequence ATGCGCAAATTAAAAACGGTGTCAACGTTCCTCGCGGCATCGATGTTGGCGGGGGTGGTTGCCGGCTGCTCCCAGTCCGCTTCTCCGGCCAATACGCAGTCCGGCGACAAAGCTTCTTCGCAAAAGGAGCCGGTTACGCTCACCTTCTGGTTTCCCGGTGCGGACAAAGTCAACGACGAATATTTCACCAACGTAGCGAAGGAATTCGAGAAGCTGAATCCGAATGTCAAAATCGAAACGACGGTGCTCCCGGCAAACTCGGCGGATGTGGACACGAAGCTGAATGCGGCGAAGCTGAGCGGGACGTTCCCCGACGTATTCTCCGCCTATCTCATCTTTATGGGAACCCGGGCTACCAAAGGGGAATTCGCCCCGCTGGACGATTACATCGGCAATTGGAACGAAAAGGACGACTTGTTTGAAAGCGCCTTAAACATCGGCAAAGTGAAAAACAAAACGTACGGGCTCGGCTTTTACCCGGCTCCGGAAATTTTAACTTACCGGAAAGACTTCTTCGCCGAAGCGGGGCTTGATCCGGAGAAGCCGCCGGCGACCTGGGAGGAGCTCGCGCAGTACGCCGAAAAGCTGACCAAACGCGATGGAAGCGGCAATGTGACCCGCGCGGGACTTGACATCCCGGGAACGAATGCAAGCGTATTCTTCGAGCCCTTCATGCGCCAGAACGGATCGAAGATTATCGACGAGGATAAGGAGGCGCCGGCATTCAGCGATGCGAAGTCTGTGGAGGCTTTCGATTATTTGGTAGGGCTGGCGAACAAGAAAATAAACATTCCTTTCAACTATCAGAAAAAAGATGAGTTTCCTTTCATCAACGGAAAATCCGCGATGTCCTTCCTGCAGACGACGATGATCAGCAACATGATTGCGAACAATCCGGATCTGAAAGACAAGCTGGGGTTCGTGCCGGTCTTGAAACGCGAAAACAAGGTGGCTTTCAACGGATACCGCTTGTTTACGATCGGAGCCGGCAGCAAGCATAAAAACGAAGCTTGGGAATTCATCAAGTTCATGATGTCCAAAGACCAGATGTGGAAGCGTTACAAGGATATGAAAATACCGGTTGTCCGAAAATCGCTCGAGCAGCAGTTTATGGGCGAAGATCCGAAATTTAACGGCGTCCTGCTTGATTATGTCAAGAACGGCAAAGGCAAACCGATCATTTCCTGGGCTTCCCTGTACGACAAGTACATTCAATTGGCTTACGAGGAAGCGATCAGCGGGAAAAAACCGTCGGCCCAGGCATTGAAGGACGCGCAGGATGGTCTCGAGAAAGAAATCAAAACGTTAACGAAATAA
- a CDS encoding carbohydrate ABC transporter permease: MSESLAVAKMAAGRRKKAVRLDEDRIGYMLIAPFYIFLLVFVLIPIAVNLYLSFTNYDLTNADWVGLKNYRILFSDSFFHVALKNTFVYTFFTLLFTLGLGLMLALVLNRKLAGLPFLRTAFFMPHITSMVAVSMIWLWIYEPSHGLANSFLDLLGIRKIQWLFDETWAMPAVILMSVWKFVGYNMVIYLAGLQSIPRHLYEAASVDGAGAGRQFFNVTLPLLTPVTFFLFITGLINNFNVFEQIQILTGGGPMNSTTTLVHQIYNRAFNDFQMGYAAALSMVLLAIIAFITIVNFKYGSQSHE, translated from the coding sequence ATGTCTGAATCGTTGGCAGTGGCAAAAATGGCGGCGGGCCGGAGAAAAAAGGCGGTCAGGCTGGACGAGGACAGAATCGGCTATATGCTGATCGCCCCCTTTTACATTTTCTTGCTCGTATTTGTGTTGATCCCGATTGCGGTCAATTTGTACCTCAGCTTTACGAATTACGATTTAACGAATGCCGATTGGGTCGGCTTGAAAAATTACCGGATTTTGTTCTCGGACTCGTTCTTTCACGTCGCGCTAAAAAACACGTTCGTCTATACCTTCTTCACGCTGCTGTTCACCTTAGGCCTGGGGCTCATGCTGGCGCTTGTGCTGAATCGGAAGCTGGCGGGGCTGCCGTTTCTGCGGACCGCATTTTTTATGCCGCACATCACGTCGATGGTCGCGGTGTCGATGATCTGGCTGTGGATTTACGAGCCTTCCCACGGGCTTGCCAATTCGTTTCTGGATCTGCTCGGCATCCGAAAAATTCAGTGGCTTTTCGACGAAACATGGGCTATGCCGGCGGTTATCTTGATGAGCGTATGGAAATTCGTCGGATATAACATGGTCATTTATTTGGCCGGGCTGCAGAGCATCCCGAGGCATTTGTACGAAGCGGCATCCGTGGACGGAGCGGGTGCGGGAAGACAGTTTTTCAACGTCACGCTTCCGCTGCTGACGCCGGTCACATTTTTTCTGTTCATTACCGGGCTGATCAACAATTTCAACGTATTTGAGCAAATTCAAATTCTTACGGGCGGCGGCCCGATGAACTCGACGACGACGCTTGTGCATCAAATATACAACCGGGCGTTCAACGATTTTCAAATGGGCTATGCGGCTGCGCTGTCCATGGTTTTGCTGGCGATCATCGCGTTTATCACCATCGTCAATTTCAAATATGGCAGCCAAAGCCATGAATAA
- a CDS encoding carbohydrate ABC transporter permease: METTKYRSAVSAVMLILSLVMLIPFGLMVLTSLKTMGEIQAPQFVFIPQHLSLDNYFQAMQRGNWAQYFGNSLFITAVTVVVSLLINSVAGYSFARLRFKGRDLLFLISLIGLMIPPQVTMIPVFLILKHIPFAGGNDWTGQGGLGWINSYMGLIAPYVAGSFGVFLFRQFYLNFPKDLDDAAKMDGLSTVKTYWQIYVPLSKPIFATLVALKATQSWNEYTWPLIVTNSDAMKTVQLALTLFRDETQVQWNLLMSATTLIVLPLTIIFLLAQKYFIEGIVTTGIKG; the protein is encoded by the coding sequence ATGGAAACTACGAAATACCGCAGCGCTGTATCGGCCGTGATGCTCATTTTATCGCTGGTTATGCTGATTCCGTTCGGACTCATGGTGCTGACGTCCCTTAAGACGATGGGCGAAATTCAAGCTCCGCAGTTTGTGTTCATTCCGCAGCATCTGTCGCTGGACAACTATTTTCAAGCCATGCAGAGGGGCAACTGGGCGCAATATTTCGGCAATTCGCTTTTCATAACCGCGGTGACGGTCGTTGTCAGCCTGCTGATCAACTCGGTTGCCGGTTACAGCTTTGCCCGGCTCCGGTTTAAGGGCAGGGACCTGTTGTTTCTCATCTCCCTGATCGGACTTATGATTCCGCCTCAAGTTACGATGATTCCGGTTTTTCTCATCCTGAAGCATATTCCTTTTGCCGGGGGCAACGATTGGACCGGCCAGGGCGGGCTCGGCTGGATCAATTCGTACATGGGGCTGATCGCTCCTTACGTGGCGGGGTCGTTCGGTGTCTTTCTGTTCCGCCAGTTTTATCTCAATTTTCCGAAGGATCTGGACGATGCTGCGAAGATGGACGGACTCAGCACGGTGAAGACATATTGGCAGATTTATGTGCCCTTGAGCAAACCGATCTTTGCCACGCTTGTCGCGCTGAAGGCGACACAATCGTGGAACGAATACACCTGGCCGCTTATTGTAACAAACAGCGACGCCATGAAGACGGTTCAACTGGCATTGACATTGTTCCGGGACGAGACCCAGGTGCAGTGGAACCTGCTGATGTCGGCTACCACGCTGATCGTACTGCCGCTGACGATTATTTTCCTGCTCGCCCAAAAGTATTTCATTGAAGGCATCGTCACAACCGGGATCAAAGGATAA
- a CDS encoding sulfatase, with amino-acid sequence MNIVYMHTHDTGRYIQPYGYAVPTPNLMRLAREGVVFRHAYCAGPTCSPSRAALLTGMAAHSAGMFGLAHLGAQLDDYSKHLVPFLGGNGYETALCGIQHEAPEAEMIGYDRILGNPDFDMSVFDFDSVSWDVYNAEAAAEYIRGRGGRGNPFFLSFGMFNTHLNFPKAAPSLETAYLMPPSLMHDNEANRRLWAEYLTSAEAADRCAGIVLQAIEDAGIADETLVIFTTDHGLPFPQMKCSLFDAGIGVSLIMRTPQRHRKGEAVDAMVSHLDLFPTICEMTGLAAPQWLQGCSLLPLLEGRAESVRPYAFAEINHHVEYEPMRCVRSDRYKYIRNYGETAYLTPNLDTSGYRSFLLDNGFLRTEKPQEMLFDLYLDPAERVNLAHNEAYRETMRELADVLEKWMRDTEDPLLNGAVPLRRGGTA; translated from the coding sequence ATGAACATAGTATACATGCACACGCACGATACGGGCCGGTATATCCAGCCCTACGGCTATGCCGTGCCGACGCCGAATCTGATGCGGCTGGCCAGGGAAGGAGTAGTGTTTCGCCATGCGTATTGCGCGGGTCCGACCTGCTCCCCGAGCAGAGCGGCGCTGCTCACGGGAATGGCGGCCCACTCCGCGGGGATGTTCGGCCTTGCCCATCTGGGGGCGCAGCTCGACGATTACAGCAAGCATCTGGTTCCGTTTTTAGGCGGAAACGGGTACGAAACAGCTTTGTGCGGCATTCAGCATGAGGCGCCAGAGGCGGAAATGATCGGATATGACCGCATTCTCGGCAACCCGGATTTCGATATGAGCGTGTTCGATTTCGACTCCGTAAGCTGGGATGTTTACAACGCGGAAGCGGCGGCGGAGTATATCCGGGGGAGAGGGGGCCGCGGCAATCCTTTCTTTTTATCGTTCGGCATGTTTAATACGCATTTGAACTTTCCGAAGGCTGCGCCTTCGTTGGAGACGGCTTATTTGATGCCGCCGTCCTTGATGCACGACAATGAGGCCAACCGCCGGCTGTGGGCCGAATATTTGACCTCCGCGGAAGCGGCCGACCGGTGCGCGGGCATCGTTTTGCAGGCGATCGAAGATGCGGGGATTGCCGATGAGACGCTCGTTATTTTTACAACCGACCACGGGTTGCCGTTCCCGCAGATGAAATGCAGTCTGTTTGATGCCGGCATCGGTGTATCGTTGATCATGAGAACCCCGCAGCGGCACCGGAAAGGCGAGGCGGTCGATGCGATGGTATCGCATCTGGACCTGTTCCCGACGATCTGCGAGATGACCGGATTGGCGGCGCCGCAGTGGCTGCAGGGCTGCTCCTTGCTGCCGCTGCTGGAGGGGAGGGCGGAATCCGTCCGCCCGTACGCGTTTGCGGAAATCAACCACCATGTGGAGTACGAGCCGATGCGCTGCGTTCGCAGCGACAGATATAAATATATCCGCAATTACGGAGAAACGGCGTATTTGACGCCGAATCTCGATACGAGCGGCTATCGTTCTTTTTTGCTGGACAACGGGTTTCTTCGTACGGAAAAACCGCAGGAGATGCTGTTCGATCTGTATCTGGATCCGGCCGAGCGGGTGAATCTGGCTCACAATGAGGCCTATCGGGAAACGATGAGGGAGCTAGCCGACGTGTTGGAGAAGTGGATGCGCGACACGGAAGATCCTTTGCTGAACGGGGCCGTGCCGCTGCGGAGAGGAGGAACGGCATGA
- a CDS encoding sulfatase, whose translation MKAIVLLLDSVNRHYLSAYGASGISTPNIDRLAARSVVFTNHWAGSLPCMPARRDMLTGRLGFLERNWGPIEPFDQTLPEVLRNHGIYSHISTDHYHYFRVGGENYCQQFDTWDFIRGQESDPWVSRVKQGERPEHHLGKFVPQYELNRTQFRSEEDYSSPLTIQSAIRWLDNNRDADDFLLWVEAFDPHEPFDLPDSYLQEYGDDYDGPSYYWPEYGRVNVPDGALKHIRKRYAALLTMTDRWVGRLLDALDRYGLWEDTMIVFTSDHGYMLGEHRFMAKNVMPAYNEIVRIPLMVHMPGDLHAGKRLDALTQNVDLFPTLLDHYGVDVSRCRNKLHGKSWLPLIREEVFSIRECALYGYFGKNVNVTDGEYTYFRASVHEDNSPIYLYTAMPTTIGHYYGTDHIADPGRIEMGPFLSWTGFPVYKIPGDNVKMKDRTQSFHVNGEYIRQHLLFDIREDAGQSRPLRDEEAERRMTALLREALMEHDAPKEQYERLGLS comes from the coding sequence ATGAAAGCGATCGTGCTTCTGCTCGACTCGGTGAACCGCCATTATTTAAGCGCTTATGGAGCGTCCGGCATATCAACCCCGAATATAGACCGGCTCGCGGCCCGTTCGGTCGTCTTCACAAACCATTGGGCAGGCTCGCTCCCCTGCATGCCCGCCCGCCGGGATATGCTTACGGGCCGCTTGGGATTTTTGGAGCGAAACTGGGGACCAATCGAACCGTTTGACCAGACGCTGCCCGAGGTGTTAAGAAACCATGGGATTTACTCCCATATTTCAACGGATCATTATCATTATTTTCGGGTCGGTGGAGAAAACTATTGCCAGCAATTTGACACGTGGGACTTTATCCGCGGGCAGGAAAGCGATCCCTGGGTGTCGCGGGTGAAGCAGGGGGAACGTCCCGAGCATCATCTCGGCAAATTCGTTCCGCAATATGAGCTGAACAGGACGCAGTTTCGGTCGGAAGAGGACTACTCCTCGCCTTTGACGATCCAATCGGCGATCCGCTGGCTGGACAACAACCGCGACGCGGACGACTTTCTTCTGTGGGTGGAAGCTTTCGATCCGCATGAGCCGTTCGATCTGCCGGACAGTTATTTGCAGGAGTATGGGGACGACTACGACGGCCCTTCCTACTACTGGCCTGAATACGGGCGGGTCAATGTGCCGGACGGCGCCTTGAAGCATATCCGCAAGCGGTATGCGGCGCTTCTGACCATGACCGACCGCTGGGTGGGCAGGCTGCTCGATGCGTTGGACCGGTACGGGCTGTGGGAAGATACGATGATCGTGTTCACCTCCGACCACGGATATATGCTGGGCGAACACCGCTTTATGGCGAAAAATGTGATGCCCGCTTACAACGAGATCGTTCGCATTCCGCTAATGGTTCACATGCCGGGAGATCTGCATGCCGGCAAGCGGCTGGACGCATTGACGCAAAACGTCGACCTGTTCCCGACCTTGCTTGACCATTACGGGGTGGACGTAAGCCGCTGCCGAAACAAGCTGCACGGCAAGTCGTGGCTGCCGCTCATCCGCGAGGAGGTATTCTCCATCCGGGAATGCGCCCTATACGGATACTTCGGCAAAAACGTCAACGTGACGGATGGGGAGTATACATACTTCCGCGCTTCGGTTCACGAAGACAATTCGCCGATCTATTTGTACACCGCGATGCCGACAACGATCGGTCATTATTACGGGACCGACCATATTGCGGACCCGGGACGGATCGAGATGGGCCCGTTCCTTTCGTGGACCGGTTTCCCCGTATATAAAATACCCGGAGATAACGTGAAGATGAAGGATCGGACGCAATCCTTTCATGTGAACGGCGAATATATCCGGCAGCATCTGCTCTTCGACATTCGCGAGGATGCCGGGCAGAGCCGTCCCCTTCGGGATGAAGAAGCCGAACGCCGAATGACGGCGCTGCTGCGTGAGGCGCTTATGGAGCACGACGCGCCAAAGGAGCAGTACGAGCGGCTGGGACTTTCGTAA
- a CDS encoding DUF1641 domain-containing protein codes for MSPTEGQVQEVQTAVAETAATTTQKLDMAIMDQLLKPEVQQSLTELVNNLPKITEMVNTLTQAYDLVKTVANDRVFIDDLKHGFEEFVKPIQDKAKGIAVAAIEANDRAEAENAPTIGVFGLLKMLKDPQMQKTLRFTQAFLDVLAEKKR; via the coding sequence ATGTCCCCAACTGAAGGACAAGTGCAAGAAGTACAGACTGCGGTCGCAGAGACGGCGGCAACCACGACCCAGAAGCTTGATATGGCCATTATGGACCAATTGCTGAAGCCCGAGGTTCAGCAATCGCTGACCGAGCTTGTCAACAATTTACCCAAAATCACGGAGATGGTGAATACGCTGACGCAGGCGTACGATCTGGTTAAAACGGTGGCAAACGACCGCGTCTTCATCGACGATTTGAAGCACGGCTTCGAAGAGTTCGTTAAGCCGATACAGGACAAGGCGAAGGGCATTGCCGTCGCCGCAATCGAAGCGAACGACCGCGCCGAGGCGGAAAACGCGCCGACGATCGGCGTTTTCGGATTGCTTAAAATGCTGAAGGATCCGCAGATGCAGAAGACGCTGCGTTTCACCCAGGCATTCCTTGATGTTTTGGCGGAGAAAAAGAGATAA
- a CDS encoding NAD(P)/FAD-dependent oxidoreductase, giving the protein MAKHIVILGGGYGGLLTALTARKYIKSEDAAITLINKTPSHQIVTELHRLAVGGVSEGNVALPLGKLLKGKQVELMVDSVESIDLNGKQVRLASGLTTAYDKLVIALGSETAFFGIPGLQESSMTLKSVEEANRVRAHVAARLDAYRESGNKADATFVIGGGGLTGIELIGEMVDTLPELCIQKGVNFDDISLYCVEAGPAILPGFAPELVERAHASLTKRGVKILTGVAVTEVQGRNVILKDGTSIETNTLVWTGGVTGNSVVAASGIENNRGRATVTAGLKSTSHPDVFLAGDSAVVMSPEGRPYPPSAQIAWQMGETVGYNLYAEFKGLPLKEFKPVFSGTLASLGRKDAIGTIGGSQLRLKGTPASLMKEASNVRYLSHINGLFSLAY; this is encoded by the coding sequence ATGGCGAAGCACATTGTCATTTTGGGAGGCGGCTACGGCGGATTGCTTACCGCCCTGACGGCACGGAAATACATCAAATCCGAGGATGCGGCGATCACCTTGATCAATAAGACGCCTTCCCACCAAATTGTTACCGAGCTGCACCGGCTCGCGGTCGGCGGCGTGAGCGAAGGCAATGTCGCGCTGCCGCTCGGCAAGCTGCTCAAGGGCAAGCAGGTTGAGCTGATGGTGGATTCTGTAGAGAGCATCGATCTGAACGGCAAGCAGGTGCGTCTTGCCAGCGGTTTGACTACGGCGTATGACAAGCTCGTCATCGCGCTCGGCAGCGAAACGGCGTTTTTCGGCATTCCCGGTCTTCAGGAAAGCAGCATGACGCTGAAGTCGGTGGAGGAAGCAAACCGCGTGCGCGCCCATGTGGCCGCACGTCTCGACGCGTACCGCGAATCCGGCAACAAAGCGGATGCAACCTTCGTGATCGGCGGAGGCGGTTTGACCGGCATCGAGCTGATCGGGGAAATGGTCGATACGCTTCCGGAGCTGTGCATTCAAAAAGGTGTTAACTTTGATGACATTTCGCTTTACTGCGTGGAAGCGGGCCCTGCCATTCTTCCGGGTTTTGCGCCGGAGCTTGTGGAGCGCGCACATGCATCGCTTACAAAACGCGGCGTCAAAATTTTGACCGGCGTGGCCGTAACGGAAGTGCAGGGCCGCAATGTCATTTTGAAGGACGGCACGTCGATCGAGACGAACACGCTCGTATGGACCGGCGGCGTCACGGGCAACAGCGTGGTAGCCGCTTCCGGCATCGAGAACAACCGCGGCCGCGCCACCGTGACGGCAGGCCTGAAGTCGACCTCGCATCCGGATGTTTTCCTGGCCGGCGACAGCGCCGTCGTGATGAGTCCGGAAGGCCGCCCGTATCCGCCAAGCGCGCAGATCGCATGGCAGATGGGCGAAACCGTCGGCTACAACCTGTACGCCGAATTCAAAGGGCTGCCTTTGAAGGAGTTTAAGCCGGTATTCTCGGGAACGCTCGCCAGCCTTGGACGCAAGGACGCGATCGGCACGATCGGCGGGAGCCAGCTGCGCCTGAAAGGCACGCCGGCATCGCTGATGAAGGAAGCGAGCAACGTGCGGTATTTGTCGCACATCAACGGGCTGTTCTCGCTCGCTTATTAA